Proteins found in one Terribacillus sp. DMT04 genomic segment:
- a CDS encoding DUF1850 domain-containing protein gives MKLLRLKYGLLVIPFGALFLWYLVYPSHQILALENPDSGELLCYLPVADGDHFQIKYTHSIHLSDVREEYRVQAGRLYPYQLIYEDTGVGMPANAEAGQTFTMEDGKYIISNLQGSTDKLYLTIGAVKANHQIVYNNTSYSLQDNIGPGETIAIKTRNVNKWMLWKGDRLYE, from the coding sequence ATGAAGCTGCTTCGTTTAAAATACGGGCTGCTGGTAATTCCTTTTGGAGCTTTATTTCTGTGGTATTTAGTCTACCCATCTCACCAAATTCTTGCTTTGGAGAATCCGGATAGTGGGGAGCTGCTGTGCTATTTGCCGGTAGCAGATGGTGATCACTTCCAAATCAAATACACGCATTCTATTCACTTATCAGATGTACGCGAAGAGTATCGTGTGCAAGCGGGGCGTTTATATCCTTATCAGCTGATTTATGAAGACACAGGAGTAGGGATGCCAGCAAATGCGGAAGCAGGTCAAACTTTCACGATGGAAGACGGGAAATACATTATATCCAATCTACAAGGTTCAACAGACAAGCTTTATCTCACGATTGGAGCTGTAAAAGCTAATCATCAAATTGTTTATAATAATACCTCTTACTCGCTGCAAGATAACATCGGTCCAGGCGAGACCATTGCGATTAAAACTCGTAACGTAAATAAATGGATGCTTTGGAAAGGAGACAGATTATATGAGTAA
- a CDS encoding TAXI family TRAP transporter solute-binding subunit, protein MRRQKRSFIVISMIAALTFILAACGGGTSDSSSSEGGPQFIDLLTGGTEGTYYPLGGSLAEIINSNVDDVEARATSTGASVENMNTLSEGNDDVIAFTQTDIAAYAAEGTLMFEGEAIDNIQAIGSLYPETIQIVATKASGIETIEDLKGKTVSIGAPGSGTSASAEDILAIYDLTVDDIEVQNLDFGESTAGMQDGTIDAAFITAGTPTGAVESLSATTDITVVGLDKEKVDQLIEEKPYYAPYTIEEGTYSLEQPVETVSVNAMLATTSGMDEDLVYNITKSIYENTDEIGHQKAEFIKPESAVEGVSIDFHPGALRYFEEAGVEVPQ, encoded by the coding sequence ATGAGAAGGCAGAAAAGATCTTTTATTGTAATTAGTATGATAGCGGCGTTGACCTTTATTTTGGCAGCATGCGGCGGTGGTACAAGTGACAGCTCTTCCTCTGAAGGCGGTCCGCAATTCATTGACTTGCTGACAGGCGGAACGGAAGGTACATATTATCCGCTAGGGGGCAGCTTGGCTGAGATTATCAACTCAAACGTGGATGATGTAGAAGCACGTGCTACATCTACAGGAGCTTCTGTAGAAAATATGAATACATTGAGTGAAGGTAACGACGATGTGATTGCCTTTACCCAGACAGATATTGCTGCATATGCAGCAGAAGGAACATTGATGTTCGAAGGAGAAGCCATAGATAATATTCAAGCGATTGGTTCTCTCTATCCGGAGACAATCCAGATTGTTGCCACCAAAGCTAGCGGCATCGAAACGATAGAAGATCTAAAAGGAAAGACGGTATCCATTGGTGCACCAGGATCCGGTACTAGCGCAAGTGCAGAGGATATTTTAGCTATCTATGATTTGACAGTGGATGATATTGAAGTGCAGAATCTTGACTTTGGTGAGTCTACAGCTGGCATGCAGGATGGGACGATTGATGCTGCTTTCATCACAGCGGGTACACCAACAGGAGCGGTAGAAAGTCTATCTGCAACGACAGATATAACTGTTGTCGGCTTGGATAAAGAAAAGGTCGATCAATTGATTGAAGAGAAACCATATTATGCACCTTATACAATCGAAGAAGGCACCTACAGCTTGGAGCAGCCTGTAGAGACAGTTTCTGTTAATGCAATGCTTGCGACAACGTCAGGTATGGATGAAGACCTGGTTTACAATATCACGAAGTCTATTTATGAAAATACAGATGAGATTGGTCATCAAAAAGCTGAATTTATTAAACCAGAGAGCGCAGTAGAAGGTGTGAGCATCGATTTCCATCCAGGTGCATTGCGTTACTTTGAAGAAGCAGGAGTAGAAGTACCGCAATAA
- a CDS encoding TRAP transporter permease has protein sequence MSNKLAQAERMTEEQQQQLIEKYDSESNFRRLAGFMSLIVFYGLLAFSIYQLYTSTYGNIPTQIHRSIHLGFGLVLIFLLFPASKKSSRTKIAWYDYLLAVLGFVVGAYWPVMYNEIISQAGQITTMDFAVGTLAVLLVLEATRRTVGLPIVIIAVAFLAYAYWGRQMPGFLLHPGVDVDTLVQSLFFTTQGILGTPIGVSATYIFLFLLFGAFLVKTGVGQYFNDLALVIAGRRIGGPAKVAIFSSALQGTVSGSSVANVVTSGSFTIPMMKRLGYSKNFAGAVEASSSTGGQIMPPIMGAAAFLMVEFIGVSYWTIAKAAIIPAILYFSGIWIMTHFEAKKTGLRGLKKEEMPNKKEVLQNLYLLLPIVAMVFYLSSGLSIMRAAVYGIITCILIGLLRKERYKHLYPIVFAAAFAAYLIYGAVTNGISIETALIVAALVTVIVSYFFDENFIDTIQALAEGARTALSVIAATAAAGIIVAVVTKTGLGLSLANSLVDLANEKLLLTLFFTMIASLILGMGAPTTANYIITSTIAAPAIILLGVNDLSAHMFVFYFGIMADITPPVALAAFAAAGMSGGRPIATGLNSAKLSIAAFIIPYMFVLEPQLLLYDIDGNYLHVIWIFLTAFLGMISIGAGIIGYWYRKLHIVERFAAIIGGLVLIYPNLWTGIAGIITFAALIAIQYFVKRSEWNVPVTKPSS, from the coding sequence ATGAGTAACAAGCTAGCACAAGCAGAAAGAATGACAGAAGAACAACAGCAGCAGCTGATTGAGAAATATGACTCCGAATCGAATTTCCGAAGACTTGCTGGATTCATGAGCTTGATTGTCTTTTATGGGTTACTTGCTTTCTCCATTTATCAGCTGTATACATCAACTTACGGAAATATTCCTACCCAGATTCACCGTTCCATTCACTTAGGTTTCGGCCTTGTATTAATATTTCTGCTTTTTCCAGCTTCTAAGAAAAGCAGCCGGACAAAAATAGCTTGGTATGATTATCTGCTGGCTGTTCTTGGATTCGTCGTAGGTGCTTATTGGCCGGTGATGTACAATGAGATAATATCACAAGCCGGACAGATTACAACGATGGACTTCGCCGTTGGCACGCTGGCTGTCCTTCTTGTATTAGAAGCAACACGTCGGACGGTCGGTCTGCCGATTGTCATCATCGCAGTCGCTTTCTTGGCTTATGCGTATTGGGGACGGCAAATGCCGGGATTCCTGTTGCATCCAGGTGTGGACGTTGATACTTTGGTACAGTCACTATTCTTTACAACACAAGGAATCTTAGGCACTCCAATTGGTGTATCAGCTACATACATATTTCTATTCTTGCTGTTTGGGGCCTTTCTTGTTAAGACTGGTGTTGGACAGTACTTTAATGACTTGGCGTTGGTTATTGCCGGCAGAAGAATTGGCGGTCCAGCAAAGGTTGCCATCTTCTCAAGTGCTTTGCAAGGGACAGTAAGCGGGAGTTCTGTTGCTAACGTTGTGACATCGGGATCATTCACAATTCCGATGATGAAGCGACTTGGTTATTCGAAGAACTTTGCAGGAGCTGTGGAAGCATCCTCATCTACAGGAGGACAAATTATGCCGCCCATCATGGGGGCAGCAGCCTTCTTAATGGTCGAATTCATTGGAGTAAGCTACTGGACGATTGCCAAAGCAGCAATCATCCCAGCCATTCTTTACTTCTCGGGTATCTGGATTATGACTCATTTTGAAGCGAAGAAAACGGGACTGCGCGGATTAAAGAAAGAAGAGATGCCAAATAAGAAAGAAGTGCTGCAAAACCTTTATCTGCTTCTCCCCATCGTCGCCATGGTGTTTTATTTGAGTTCTGGTTTAAGTATTATGCGCGCTGCGGTATATGGTATTATTACATGTATTTTAATTGGTTTACTGCGGAAAGAACGTTACAAACACCTTTATCCAATTGTGTTTGCGGCAGCCTTCGCTGCTTATCTTATATACGGTGCAGTGACAAACGGAATATCAATTGAAACAGCTTTAATAGTGGCCGCTCTGGTTACAGTTATTGTTAGTTACTTTTTCGATGAGAATTTCATTGATACGATTCAGGCATTAGCCGAAGGAGCAAGAACAGCTCTAAGTGTTATCGCAGCAACAGCTGCAGCCGGAATCATTGTTGCTGTTGTGACAAAAACAGGCCTTGGGCTAAGCTTGGCGAACAGCCTTGTCGACTTGGCTAATGAGAAATTGCTGTTAACATTGTTCTTTACGATGATTGCAAGTTTAATTTTAGGGATGGGAGCCCCAACAACGGCCAACTATATTATTACATCAACAATTGCAGCTCCGGCAATTATCTTACTAGGTGTAAATGATTTATCGGCTCATATGTTTGTGTTCTATTTCGGTATTATGGCGGATATCACTCCACCTGTAGCGCTGGCGGCATTTGCAGCAGCAGGAATGTCTGGAGGAAGACCGATTGCTACCGGACTGAACTCTGCGAAGTTATCCATTGCTGCCTTTATCATTCCGTACATGTTCGTACTGGAGCCACAGTTATTACTCTATGATATAGATGGTAACTATCTGCATGTTATTTGGATCTTCCTCACAGCGTTTCTCGGTATGATTAGTATTGGAGCGGGAATTATCGGCTACTGGTACCGAAAGTTACATATCGTAGAGCGATTTGCAGCTATAATTGGAGGTCTGGTGCTCATTTATCCGAATCTATGGACAGGAATAGCAGGTATTATTACTTTTGCAGCATTGATTGCCATTCAGTACTTCGTTAAACGTTCCGAATGGAATGTGCCTGTAACAAAGCCATCTTCTTAA
- a CDS encoding D-alanyl-D-alanine carboxypeptidase family protein produces MKHLLKASMIGLFAMLITFSTFTAKPLDTQAAGSLNIEAESAILIDANSGEILYAKNPDLTLPPASMTKMMSEYLILDAIEAGTISWDTTTQVSDYPYAISANKDFSGTGLTQDKDYTVRDLYNAMAIYSDNAATVVLAELVAGSETEFVKMMNNKAEEIGMKEYKFVNASGLANSDLGDKRPEGTGANDDNLMSARSTGILAYNLIKDHPEALEVAGTTQTEFDGKKITNWNWMLPNMPGYLEAYGYEGMDGLKTGHTDAAGYCFTGTAERNGQRYITVVMKTASEEARFQETAKLLDYGFNQFEQTELYKAGTEIKDHESISVAKGKEDTAAIATKDAITTSVKNGEEDKYHLEFKVDEDKLNKDDELVAPVKKGDKVGTATLVYDGDDLGNINGGSYTVDIVASEDVEKSNWFMLTLGAIGDFFSGIFTSVADTVKGWF; encoded by the coding sequence TTGAAACATCTTTTGAAAGCATCGATGATCGGTTTATTCGCGATGCTGATTACGTTTAGCACTTTTACAGCAAAGCCACTAGACACACAAGCTGCGGGAAGCTTGAATATCGAAGCGGAATCCGCAATTCTAATAGACGCCAACTCTGGTGAGATATTATATGCGAAGAACCCTGATCTCACTTTACCTCCAGCAAGTATGACAAAAATGATGTCGGAATATCTTATCTTAGATGCGATTGAAGCTGGGACTATTTCCTGGGATACAACAACGCAAGTGAGCGATTATCCGTATGCCATTTCAGCTAATAAGGATTTCTCCGGTACAGGGCTTACACAGGACAAAGATTACACAGTGCGTGATCTTTACAATGCAATGGCTATCTACTCGGATAATGCTGCTACTGTCGTGTTAGCAGAACTTGTAGCTGGCAGTGAAACAGAATTCGTCAAAATGATGAACAATAAAGCCGAAGAAATCGGCATGAAAGAGTACAAATTCGTTAATGCTTCTGGTCTTGCTAACTCTGACCTTGGTGATAAGCGTCCTGAGGGAACGGGAGCTAACGATGACAACCTTATGTCAGCCAGATCAACTGGTATTCTTGCTTATAACCTAATCAAAGATCATCCGGAGGCACTCGAAGTTGCCGGCACAACACAAACAGAGTTTGATGGTAAAAAAATCACAAACTGGAACTGGATGCTGCCGAATATGCCTGGCTACCTAGAAGCATATGGCTATGAAGGCATGGATGGCTTAAAAACAGGGCACACCGATGCAGCTGGTTACTGCTTTACAGGTACAGCTGAAAGAAATGGACAGCGATATATTACTGTTGTGATGAAGACAGCGAGCGAAGAAGCACGTTTCCAAGAAACAGCGAAATTGCTGGATTACGGCTTCAATCAGTTTGAACAAACAGAGCTTTATAAAGCCGGCACAGAAATCAAAGACCATGAATCTATATCTGTTGCAAAAGGAAAAGAAGATACAGCAGCCATTGCAACAAAAGATGCAATCACAACATCTGTTAAGAACGGTGAAGAAGATAAATATCATCTTGAATTCAAAGTCGATGAGGACAAGCTGAACAAAGATGACGAGCTAGTAGCTCCAGTGAAAAAAGGCGATAAAGTGGGTACAGCTACACTTGTCTATGATGGTGATGACTTAGGAAACATCAACGGCGGCTCTTACACTGTCGACATCGTCGCATCAGAAGACGTTGAAAAATCAAACTGGTTCATGCTTACCCTAGGAGCCATCGGAGACTTCTTCTCCGGCATCTTCACTAGCGTAGCAGACACAGTTAAAGGCTGGTTTTAA
- a CDS encoding uracil-DNA glycosylase has protein sequence MVKQMIDNDWQEILQDEFDKEYYQKLRIFLKTAYQERTIYPDMHHIYEALQMTSFQQTKVVILGQDPYHGPNQAHGLSFSVQPEVKVPRSLVNIYKELADDIGCSIPNHGYLKHWAEQGVLLLNTALTVEAHQAASHRGKGWEHFTDRVIQSLNDKQDPVVFILWGKHAQEKRNLIDTDKHYTLTSVHPSPLSARRGFFGSKPFSKTNDILKSNELQPIDWCVPDL, from the coding sequence ATGGTAAAACAAATGATTGATAATGACTGGCAGGAGATATTGCAAGATGAATTTGATAAGGAGTATTACCAGAAACTACGAATCTTTCTAAAAACGGCTTATCAGGAACGGACAATTTATCCAGATATGCATCATATATACGAAGCTTTGCAGATGACATCTTTCCAGCAGACAAAGGTCGTGATTCTTGGGCAGGACCCGTATCACGGTCCAAATCAAGCACATGGACTCAGCTTTTCAGTCCAGCCAGAAGTGAAAGTGCCAAGATCACTTGTAAATATTTATAAAGAACTAGCTGACGATATTGGATGTTCCATCCCAAATCACGGCTATCTGAAGCACTGGGCTGAGCAAGGTGTGCTTCTCTTAAATACGGCGTTAACAGTAGAAGCACATCAAGCTGCATCTCATCGCGGCAAAGGCTGGGAACATTTCACCGATCGTGTAATTCAGTCACTCAATGACAAGCAAGATCCAGTTGTCTTTATCTTATGGGGAAAACATGCACAGGAAAAACGGAATCTGATAGACACCGACAAGCATTATACACTCACATCTGTTCACCCAAGCCCATTATCAGCAAGACGCGGATTTTTTGGCAGCAAGCCATTTTCTAAAACGAATGACATATTGAAAAGCAATGAACTGCAGCCAATTGATTGGTGTGTGCCGGACTTGTGA